In Argiope bruennichi chromosome X1, qqArgBrue1.1, whole genome shotgun sequence, a single window of DNA contains:
- the LOC129958920 gene encoding uncharacterized protein LOC129958920 produces the protein MAAGYNGKIILKNEEAISDGHRVLIDFEVDNLAAKETFDLKQDHITRCEVLPTSWKFRMMFRRVSANGIVNIPVSLKRFDSMPYQVNASISVLLSDGRNQSFFGGPRNFIKPKMGSGDELLGYVNGILQFPQHIALFNEMLIVHVVIEFRYCHSA, from the coding sequence ATGGCTGCTGgttataatggaaaaattatacttaaaaatgaagAAGCCATCTCAGATGGGCATAGAGTGCTGATTGATTTTGAGGTGGATAACCTAGCAGCAAAAGAAACGTTTGATCTGAAACAGGATCACATTACCAGATGCGAAGTATTACCAACATCGTGGAAATTTCGAATGATGTTTCGACGAGTTTCGGCCAATGGGATTGTTAACATTCCTGTATCTTTAAAGAGATTCGATTCCATGCCTTACCAAGTGAATGCTTCAATTAGTGTGTTACTTTCTGATGGCAGAAACCAGTCTTTTTTTGGCGGCCCAAGAAACTTTATTAAGCCTAAAATGGGATCCGGTGATGAATTACTTGGATACGTAAATGGAATTCTACAATTTCCGCAACACATAGCTTTgtttaatgaaatgttaattgTTCATGTCGTTATCGAATTTCGTTATTGTCATTCAGCGTAA